One genomic window of Canis aureus isolate CA01 chromosome 15, VMU_Caureus_v.1.0, whole genome shotgun sequence includes the following:
- the DCTD gene encoding deoxycytidylate deaminase isoform X4 yields the protein MSEVPCKKRDDYLEWPEYFMAVAFLAAQRSKDPNSQVGACIVNAENKIVGIGYNGMPNGCSDDHLPWERTAASKLDTKYPYVCHAELNAIMNKNSADVKGCTMYVALFPCNECAKLIIQAGIKEVIFMSDKYHDSDEMTAARLLFDMAGVAFRKFTPKCSKIVIDFDSINNMPSQKLQ from the exons ATGAGTGAAGTTCCCTGCAAGAAACGTGATGACTATTTGGAATGGCCTGAGTATTTCATGGCAGTGGCCTTCTTAGCTGCGCAGAGAAGCAAAGATCCAAACTCACAG GTTGGAGCCTGCATCGTGAATGCAGAAAACAAGATTGTCGGCATCGGGTATAACGGAATGCCAAATGGGTGCAGCGATGACCACTTGCCTTGGGAGAGGACGGCAGCGAGTAAGCTGGATACCAAATACCCTTACG TGTGCCATGCCGAGCTGAATGCCATCATGAACAAAAACTCAGCCGATGTGAAAGGCTGTACTATGTATGTCGCCTTGTTCCCGTGTAATGAATGTGCGAAGCTCATCATCCAGGCAG GTATAAAAGAAGTTATTTTCATGTCTGATAAATACCACGATAGTGACGAGATGACGGCTGCAAGGCTCTTGTTCGATATGGCTGGGGTGGCCTTCAG GAAATTCACACCAAAGTGCAGCAAGATTGTCATTGACTTTGATTCAATTAACAACATGCCAAGCCAGAAGCTTCAGTGA
- the DCTD gene encoding deoxycytidylate deaminase isoform X1, protein MSEVPCKKRDDYLEWPEYFMAVAFLAAQRSKDPNSQVGACIVNAENKIVGIGYNGMPNGCSDDHLPWERTAASKLDTKYPYVCHAELNAIMNKNSADVKGCTMYVALFPCNECAKLIIQAGIKEVIFMSDKYHDSDEMTAARLLFDMAGVAFSRFWFLFLSVWCTIIGSCRDKISSESREIFFLPTENEIHTKVQQDCH, encoded by the exons ATGAGTGAAGTTCCCTGCAAGAAACGTGATGACTATTTGGAATGGCCTGAGTATTTCATGGCAGTGGCCTTCTTAGCTGCGCAGAGAAGCAAAGATCCAAACTCACAG GTTGGAGCCTGCATCGTGAATGCAGAAAACAAGATTGTCGGCATCGGGTATAACGGAATGCCAAATGGGTGCAGCGATGACCACTTGCCTTGGGAGAGGACGGCAGCGAGTAAGCTGGATACCAAATACCCTTACG TGTGCCATGCCGAGCTGAATGCCATCATGAACAAAAACTCAGCCGATGTGAAAGGCTGTACTATGTATGTCGCCTTGTTCCCGTGTAATGAATGTGCGAAGCTCATCATCCAGGCAG GTATAAAAGAAGTTATTTTCATGTCTGATAAATACCACGATAGTGACGAGATGACGGCTGCAAGGCTCTTGTTCGATATGGCTGGGGTGGCCTTCAG tcgTTTCTGGTTCCTGTTCCTCTCGGTATGGTGCACTATAATTGGCTCCTGTAGAGATAAGATATCAAGTGAATCCCGggaaatttttttcctccccacgGAAAAT GAAATTCACACCAAAGTGCAGCAAGATTGTCATTGA
- the DCTD gene encoding deoxycytidylate deaminase isoform X2 codes for MQKTRLSASGITECQMGAAMTTCLGRGRQRVSWIPNTLTKHHSLEDPVPHLPTNVCHAELNAIMNKNSADVKGCTMYVALFPCNECAKLIIQAGIKEVIFMSDKYHDSDEMTAARLLFDMAGVAFSRFWFLFLSVWCTIIGSCRDKISSESREIFFLPTENEIHTKVQQDCH; via the exons ATGCAGAAAACAAGATTGTCGGCATCGGGTATAACGGAATGCCAAATGGGTGCAGCGATGACCACTTGCCTTGGGAGAGGACGGCAGCGAGTAAGCTGGATACCAAATACCCTTACG AAACACCATTCCCTGGAAGATCCAGTGCCCCATCTACCTACCAACG TGTGCCATGCCGAGCTGAATGCCATCATGAACAAAAACTCAGCCGATGTGAAAGGCTGTACTATGTATGTCGCCTTGTTCCCGTGTAATGAATGTGCGAAGCTCATCATCCAGGCAG GTATAAAAGAAGTTATTTTCATGTCTGATAAATACCACGATAGTGACGAGATGACGGCTGCAAGGCTCTTGTTCGATATGGCTGGGGTGGCCTTCAG tcgTTTCTGGTTCCTGTTCCTCTCGGTATGGTGCACTATAATTGGCTCCTGTAGAGATAAGATATCAAGTGAATCCCGggaaatttttttcctccccacgGAAAAT GAAATTCACACCAAAGTGCAGCAAGATTGTCATTGA
- the DCTD gene encoding deoxycytidylate deaminase isoform X3, which translates to MSEVPCKKRDDYLEWPEYFMAVAFLAAQRSKDPNSQVGACIVNAENKIVGIGYNGMPNGCSDDHLPWERTAASKLDTKYPYDSHRPSAARPLSGHGPDSVPKEDLSYKITNVINGEPLSKFTLERNKDYFYESRDKLRFHCVML; encoded by the exons ATGAGTGAAGTTCCCTGCAAGAAACGTGATGACTATTTGGAATGGCCTGAGTATTTCATGGCAGTGGCCTTCTTAGCTGCGCAGAGAAGCAAAGATCCAAACTCACAG GTTGGAGCCTGCATCGTGAATGCAGAAAACAAGATTGTCGGCATCGGGTATAACGGAATGCCAAATGGGTGCAGCGATGACCACTTGCCTTGGGAGAGGACGGCAGCGAGTAAGCTGGATACCAAATACCCTTACG ATTCCCACCGTCCCTCCGCTGCTCGGCCTCTGAGCGGTCATGGCCCTGACAGTGTGCCTAAGGAAGACCTTTCGTACAAAATAACTAATGTAATCAACGGGGAACCTTTGAGCAAGTTTACcctggaaagaaataaagattatttttatgaatCGAGGGACAAACTCAGGTTTCATTGTGTGATGCTTTAG